The following are encoded in a window of Corynebacterium marinum DSM 44953 genomic DNA:
- a CDS encoding gluconokinase, translated as MTHHIVVMGVSGSGKTTIGNLISEKLDLPYRDGDDLHPQANIDKMAAGTPLTDEDRWPWLELVGQWLTDHPDGGVIGCSSLKRSYRELIREAAPEVKFVHVHGTRDVLDKRMSRRPGHFMPTSLLDSQLETLEELGSDEPGRVFDIADPADVLAEKVVDWLN; from the coding sequence ATGACCCATCACATCGTGGTCATGGGGGTCTCCGGCTCCGGCAAGACGACCATCGGCAACCTCATCTCGGAGAAGCTGGATCTGCCCTACCGGGACGGCGATGACCTGCACCCGCAGGCCAACATCGACAAGATGGCTGCCGGAACGCCGCTCACCGACGAGGACCGCTGGCCCTGGCTCGAACTCGTCGGGCAATGGCTCACCGACCACCCCGACGGCGGCGTCATCGGCTGTTCCTCCCTGAAGCGCTCCTACCGCGAGCTCATCCGGGAGGCTGCACCCGAGGTGAAGTTCGTTCACGTGCACGGCACCCGTGACGTGCTGGACAAGCGCATGTCGCGCCGTCCGGGCCACTTCATGCCGACCTCGCTGCTCGACTCGCAGCTGGAGACCCTGGAGGAGCTGGGCTCCGATGAGCCCGGCCGGGTCTTCGACATCGCCGACCCGGCCGACGTGCTGGCCGAGAAGGTCGTGGACTGGCTGAACTAG
- a CDS encoding nicotinamidase — MNSPKTALVIVDVQNDFCPGGTLATGRGDDVARKIGGHQSARGADYAHIVATQDWHIDPGAHFSDHPDFVDSWPVHCVAGSEGAAMHEDVDTGTIEAYFRKGEYTAAYSGFEGAADGVALADWLKERGVEKLDVVGIATDHCVRATALDALDAGFEVRVLTDLCAPVDEARGEAALQELVKAGAQLS; from the coding sequence ATGAACAGTCCCAAAACCGCACTCGTCATCGTCGACGTCCAGAACGACTTCTGCCCCGGCGGGACACTCGCCACCGGACGCGGCGACGATGTCGCCCGGAAGATCGGCGGACACCAGTCCGCCCGCGGCGCCGACTACGCCCACATCGTGGCCACCCAGGACTGGCACATCGACCCGGGTGCCCACTTCTCCGACCACCCCGACTTCGTCGACTCCTGGCCCGTGCACTGCGTCGCCGGGTCCGAGGGCGCCGCCATGCACGAGGACGTGGACACCGGCACCATCGAGGCCTACTTCCGAAAGGGCGAGTACACCGCCGCCTACTCCGGATTCGAAGGTGCGGCGGACGGCGTGGCCCTGGCCGACTGGTTGAAGGAGCGCGGCGTCGAGAAGCTCGACGTCGTCGGCATCGCCACCGACCACTGCGTCCGCGCCACCGCCCTCGACGCCCTCGACGCCGGTTTCGAGGTCCGCGTGCTCACCGACCTGTGCGCCCCCGTCGACGAGGCCCGCGGCGAGGCCGCGCTGCAGGAGCTGGTGAAGGCGGGCGCCCAGCTGAGCTGA